The following are from one region of the Cupriavidus sp. D39 genome:
- a CDS encoding LysR family transcriptional regulator, which produces MDLKQIQYFIALFEDGSVTRAAKRLHIVQPALSMQIARLEEELNLKLFERGAHGMSPTAAGRQMYRLFLPIMRDITHAREQLVQRDEVVSGNITIGLIASIAEGALAEALTSFRMRYPQVEVTVADGYSTTLIDWVAGGQLDVAIINKPRAQLSLDSRPLLDEEMVLATSAAHGPDLPGSVQLASLPAVELVLPTNRHGLRGVLDSAAHQLDMMLTPKYEIDALGTIVKLVASTNMATILPRIAVQRAVDRGTLRVHAILAPRLIRHIVRISHPRRPLSTAAEALVSIIASEIQRTSDAATPAGSQDLNKEKME; this is translated from the coding sequence ATGGATTTAAAGCAGATCCAGTACTTTATCGCGCTGTTCGAGGACGGATCGGTCACTCGGGCCGCCAAGCGGCTGCATATCGTGCAGCCCGCGCTGAGCATGCAGATCGCCAGGCTGGAAGAAGAGCTGAATCTAAAACTGTTCGAGCGCGGCGCGCATGGCATGTCGCCGACCGCCGCGGGCCGCCAGATGTATCGGCTGTTCCTGCCCATCATGCGCGACATCACGCATGCGCGCGAACAACTGGTGCAACGGGACGAGGTCGTCTCCGGCAACATCACGATCGGCCTGATCGCCTCCATCGCCGAGGGCGCGCTCGCCGAAGCACTGACCAGCTTTCGTATGCGCTATCCCCAGGTCGAGGTGACCGTGGCCGACGGCTACAGCACCACGCTGATCGACTGGGTAGCGGGTGGCCAGCTGGACGTGGCCATCATCAACAAGCCGCGCGCCCAGTTGTCACTCGACTCCCGGCCGCTGCTCGACGAAGAAATGGTGCTGGCAACGAGCGCGGCCCACGGCCCGGACCTGCCCGGCTCGGTCCAGCTAGCCAGCCTCCCCGCGGTGGAACTGGTGCTGCCCACCAACCGCCACGGCCTGCGCGGCGTGCTCGACAGCGCGGCGCACCAGTTGGACATGATGCTCACGCCCAAGTACGAGATCGACGCGCTCGGCACCATCGTCAAGCTTGTTGCGTCAACCAACATGGCCACGATCCTGCCGCGCATCGCGGTGCAGCGCGCGGTGGACCGGGGCACGTTGCGCGTGCACGCCATCCTGGCGCCACGGCTGATCCGGCACATCGTGCGCATCAGCCACCCCCGCCGCCCCTTGAGCACAGCGGCCGAGGCGCTGGTCAGCATCATTGCCAGCGAGATCCAGCGTACGTCGGACGCGGCAACGCCCGCCGGCAGCCAAGACTTGAACAAGGAGAAGATGGAATGA